The following is a genomic window from Campylobacter lari subsp. lari.
GCACTATAGAAAAGCTAAAAAACCAAGCCATAAAAGAGCCACTAACCACATCTTCAATATAAGAAAAAAATATATCATAACTATAATATACTAGCAGGGCAAAAATAACCAAGCTGATTAAAAAAGGCAAAGTTGAGAATTTTAAAAAAGGCCTGCTAAGAAAATCCTGCAAGCTTAGGTATAGTATATTCATTTAGTTTGCTTATAAGCATCCTGAAGTTTTTGATAGATTTCTTTATAATCTAGTGTTTCTTTTAAAATTTGATTTAAAACTTCGTTATCTTCTGTGCCATTCCAAATTTTTTTGTAAGTGCCTTCTTTGTAGCCATTTTCTTGTCTGAATTGATTTAATATATTTTTTCCAATATAGGTTTTATAAAGCTCAAAGAAATTTAAACCACATTTTCTAGCTAAAATAAAATATGCACTCAAGAGTTCACCTAAATCATAATCAAAACCACTACATTTATGGATAATAAGCTCAATATCATTTAAAATTCCATAGATATCTGCTTCATTTGGATTAGAAGTTTCTTTGCAAAAATCATCAAAAAAAGTTACAGAAGAAACTTCTTCTGCTATGAAATTTTTATCATTTATTTGTTTTTCTTTATATTCTTCTAAAATCAAACTTAAAATAAAATGCCATATATCTACTATTTCAATGCGTACATTGTCCCAGTTTGCAGGAGTATGTATGCTTTTCCAATGTTTCCAAGCAAAAGAATCAATAAGCTCAGCACACTCCATATAAATACATCTTCTAAAACTAATCAATTTACCTTCTTTTGTATAGCCATTTTCCCATCCTATACCATTAGTATCATCATTTAGTTTTTGCTGGAGTTCTAGCATGCTTTTTAAAATATCTTTTACTTCCATGTTATTTCCTTTTTTTAAGCATAAAATCCAAATTCTTTATTATCCTCTTCTTTTTGTTCTTTTTGTTTGTTATATTGCTCCCAAATTTCTTCTAGTAATTTAGTGCTATCTTGGAAAATTTGCTTTTTAATATCTTCAAGATCAGTTTTATTCATTTCTTTATTTAAACTCTTATCCATGGTATTAAATAACTCATGTAAAGTAGCTTTTTTATGTTCTTCATTTTTTGGTTCAGGCAAGGCATCGCCAATTTTCATTGCAGTGGCAATGAGCTCTTTTGGTTTTAAAGTTCCAACTCTTGAGTTTTTCATAAATTCATCGATTTGAGGTTGTACTTTGGCTACTGCTTCTTTTATCTCTTCAATTTCTTCTTGTGAAAGTTTAGTTCCACTATATGAAAATGAAAAACCAAATTGATTTCTTAAACTCAAAGATGCTGAATTTCCATCTTTATCTAATTTTGCTTCTTTTTTATCATACATAGAAAAAGAAAGATGGTTGCCATTTTTCGTTTTAATATCCATAGAAAAATTTTGAGAATTGTAGCTAGAAATTTGCATAGCTTTTCCTTTCAAGTAAAGATAAGGTTATATCGTCAAAACAACCAAATCTTGAATAAATTTGCAAAGTTTTCGCACTTTGCAAATTTCAAATATTTAGGGAGATGAATATTTTAGCATTAAGTCTTTAAATGCTCGTTAAATCCCAAAATAATTTTAATAATTTTTCGTTTTTTGCACATACTAAAATTTGCTCTTTGTTATGTGTCTTTTTGCATGCCTTTAGAGCTTGTTTTAAATGCTCTTTTAAAGAAAAAATCAAGCCAAAAGCAATGCCTTCTTTATCTAAGCCGCCTAGAATATAAATTAAAGGCATACGCATTGATTTAGAAACATCAAATTTTGCTTGCTCATTAATTGTGATTTTAAAATCAAATTTGCTAGGATGTTTAAACTTATAAGCTAGAGCAAGATCTAAAAACTCATCTAAATGGTTTAATTTTTTTCCACTAATAAATGGATATATAAAATAAAATAAATCTAAGATATTGTTGCTAGTTTTGCTTTCATCATCGTAATTTTCTTGTATAAAATCATAATATGTTTTAAATTGCTCTTGGTAATTTTGCACTAAAGTCATAGCCATTTTGGTTTTTGCAAAATTATTTAAGAAAACTTTAGGATTAGCTTCAAAACTAAAGTCTAAAAAATTAATCTTTGTGTCATTTTGATAAAAAATCCCACTAGTATCACTTTCTAAATCTAGTAAAATATTATTTGAATTAAGCTCATTGATAGAGCTATTATAGACTATTTTATCATCTAATATAATAGAAAAATCATTATAAGCAAATTCATTACTCATAGGTTTTTCATAAAAACCAAAATCATCCCAAAAATTCTCTTCACTACAAGCAATGCATCCATGTCCTGCAGCTACTGGCCAAGAAGTTTTAGAATTAAATTTAACCTTAGGACAATTATTATAAGCATAAGGTCCTTTGCAGCCTACTTTAAAAAGACAATAACCTTCTTTTATCTTTTCATCATCAAAGCTTTGAGCAAAATTTCCTGCCTCAAATTTAGCCTTTCTTTCACATAAATCATGAAGACATTTTCCATAAAGAGCTAAAGGTCTATTTTGATCATCTAAAGCCATATCTTGTTCAAATAATATATAAAAACAAAGTGCTGCGATGATATTTACATCACTTGGTGGGCAACCTGGTATGTTTATTATTTTTTCATCTAAGACTTTAGAAATTCCTATACTTTTAGTAGGATTTGGATGTGCAGCTTGAATTCCTCCAAAACTTGAGCAAGTCCCCATAGCAAAAATAGTTTTGGCATTTTTAGCGCATTTTTGTAAAATTTCATATCCATTTTCACCATGCGCTCCTATGGTTAGATAAAAAGGATCTATAGCACAAACCCCACCTTCTACAGCTAAAAGAAAATCTTTTTTTTCTAAAACTTCCTCTAAATGTGATTCTGCTTGATGTCCGCTTGCACTCATAAAGGTTTCATGATATTCTAAAGAAATAAAATCAAAAATTAAATCCAAAAAATCAGGCAATGAAGTTCTAAGCAAACTCTCACTACACCCTGTACATTCGCTCAAATGAAGCCATATAAGACTAGGCGGGGTGTGAAGTTGAAAATATCTATGCGCCAAAGGGCTAAAGTCATTTGGCAAACCTAAAATTTTAATGATAGAATTTACAGCTTCTAATGAGATATTTTTTTCTTCTTTTTGTGAGTTTTCTAATAACGCTATTTTTTTCTCTAATATGCTTTTTAATTCTTCATTACCTAAAGACATGTTTTTAACCTTTAGCTATTTGTATCATATTTAAAAAATCGCTTGCAT
Proteins encoded in this region:
- the dut gene encoding dUTPase — translated: MEVKDILKSMLELQQKLNDDTNGIGWENGYTKEGKLISFRRCIYMECAELIDSFAWKHWKSIHTPANWDNVRIEIVDIWHFILSLILEEYKEKQINDKNFIAEEVSSVTFFDDFCKETSNPNEADIYGILNDIELIIHKCSGFDYDLGELLSAYFILARKCGLNFFELYKTYIGKNILNQFRQENGYKEGTYKKIWNGTEDNEVLNQILKETLDYKEIYQKLQDAYKQTK
- a CDS encoding hydrogenase small subunit; the encoded protein is MSLGNEELKSILEKKIALLENSQKEEKNISLEAVNSIIKILGLPNDFSPLAHRYFQLHTPPSLIWLHLSECTGCSESLLRTSLPDFLDLIFDFISLEYHETFMSASGHQAESHLEEVLEKKDFLLAVEGGVCAIDPFYLTIGAHGENGYEILQKCAKNAKTIFAMGTCSSFGGIQAAHPNPTKSIGISKVLDEKIINIPGCPPSDVNIIAALCFYILFEQDMALDDQNRPLALYGKCLHDLCERKAKFEAGNFAQSFDDEKIKEGYCLFKVGCKGPYAYNNCPKVKFNSKTSWPVAAGHGCIACSEENFWDDFGFYEKPMSNEFAYNDFSIILDDKIVYNSSINELNSNNILLDLESDTSGIFYQNDTKINFLDFSFEANPKVFLNNFAKTKMAMTLVQNYQEQFKTYYDFIQENYDDESKTSNNILDLFYFIYPFISGKKLNHLDEFLDLALAYKFKHPSKFDFKITINEQAKFDVSKSMRMPLIYILGGLDKEGIAFGLIFSLKEHLKQALKACKKTHNKEQILVCAKNEKLLKLFWDLTSI